AGATATTCTCGAAACATCAAACCGCAATAAACTCATTTTCAGACCTAAATGGTAAAAGAATTGGACTGATTAAAGGTTCAGCGGAGGAACAGTATTTTAGGACCGTTGCAAAAAAGGATTTTACTGTTGACTTTGAACTTCATGCTTATGACAACTTTGAGCAACTCATGGGAGCAGTAAAAAACAACAAAATAGATGCAATTATTGCTGACCGTTTTTTTTACTTTTCTAAGTTTTATGATAAAAGTTTAATATCAACAGGAATAACTTTTCATCATGACGAACTTCATTTTGGTTTTTCAAAAAAGATCAATCCTCTATTGATTCAGGCTTTTGATAAGGAACTTGCTAAACTCAAAAATGATCCAGATTCAGAGTACTATGCATCTACTGACCGTTGGCTACATGCCCAACCCTTAATACCTAAATACATATTCTGGCTTGGTCTCATAGCATTGGGTGTTTTTCTTATAATTTCTGCATTTATTCTACTGCTTCGAAGAGAAGTAAGGCAAAAGACAAAAGAGCTTCAGAACAAAAACAATGAACTGGGATTGGCCCTTGAAAAAGCAAAAGAGGCAAATCAACTGAAAACTGAATTCTTACACAACATGAGCCACGAAGTACGCACCCCAATGAATGGCATAATAGGTTTTTCGAATATTCTTAATAGCCCAGATACGACCCCTGAAGAAAGAAGTTATTTCTCAAAAATTATTCAAAATAGCAGTCAACAATTGTTAAGAATTATTGATGACATACTTGAAATATCCACCCTTGAAAAAAAGCAAATAGCCCTTATTGAAGAGCCTTTTTTCCTAAATGATTTATTAATGGAGCTTTTTTCAGTTTTCAGTCTTAAATCGGAAGAACGCAACATTCCCCTTCATTTAAAAAATGGGTTGCCTGATAACCAGAGCCATATCATTTCTGATACGGCTAAATTAAATAAGATAATAAGCAACTTGCTGGAGAATGCGCTAAAATTCACCAATGAAGGGTTTATTGAAATGGGATACTACGTAGAACGAGATAATTTAGTAATATATGTGAAAGATACGGGTATTGGCATTTCTCCTGAAAACAAGGAAATTATATTTGAACGTTTTTCGCAGGTAGAAAAAGCAATGTCCCGGAAATATGGCGGATTAGGTTTAGGTTTATCTATTTCCAAAGAAAATGCCCAATTACTTGGTGGTGACATTACAGTAGAGTCTGAAAAAGGCAAAGGCGCTACTTTTTATGTTATGATTCCTTACAAACCGGCAAAAATTGATAGCAAATATTTATCTATTAATCCCCAAATGGACAAAACCACAGCAAGTGGTAATTTCACAATTCTTGTTGCAGAAGACGAACCAACAAATTTTCTCTACATTGAAACTATATTTAAAAAACAAAAGAGTATACCACTTGATGTAATACGTGCAAAAAACGGGCAGGAAGCAATAGATATTTGTATGAGGAATACAAACATTGATCTTGTTCTAATGGATATTAAAATGCCGATAATGGATGGATACGAAGCAACGGAAAAAATAAAAACATTTTGCCCCAAATTACCTATTATTGCTCAAACCGCATATTCCACTAAAGCGGATAATGAATTGGCCCAGAAATATAGATGTGATGATTTTATTTCGAAACCTATGGACAGCAAGAAGCTGATGAAATTGATTAACAAATATTTAAAGAAAGAGTAATACCGATTAGAACAAAGAAAAGCGCCCTAGCGCAGATGTACTCATCCGTTCCCACCATGCCTTTGTTAGTATAACGAAAGCAAAAACCTCACTACCTTGCAATTCCGTAGGCAAATATTGGCAGCAACTGGACGACAATTCGGCCCGAGCGCAGTTGGTTACAAATTGCAACCAACTGAAAAATAAAAAATCTGATGGGAGGTTATTTAAAACCCAACTGGCCAATTCTAAGCATTTAAGTTGATACCCTTTGACTCGCTTGGCCTTTATAAATGAGTAATGGGAATTTCGATACAAATCCAACTCCATCACCTTTGCGGATTATTTGCCGTTAGATTAGATGAGGGCAATAAAAAAGCCTTCCCGCATAGCGGAAAGGCTTTTGTGCTTCTGTTGCATCACTTATACTGGATGTATAGCCTCTACTGGGCATACATCAGCACATGATCCACAATCTGTGCAAACTTCTGGATCAATCTTGTAGATATCACCTGATGAGATAGCCTCTACTGGGCACTCGTCAATGCAGGTACCGCAAGCGGTGCAGTCTTCGCTAATTTTATAAGCCATTGCTTAAAATTTTTGGTTAAACGTCAATTAGACTTCGCAAATTTAAACGCAATTCGAAATATAAAAAAAATATTTCCTTAAATAGAATCATTTTAAACTAATTTAGCTGGCCGAGACACATCACACTCCATTACAGGCAGTTAAAAAATCACTCCAAAGACAATACCAACCAGATCAAGCTGGCTGAGCCGTAAAACAAGGCCTCCTCGTCGGGGCTGAAATTCCCAGCATGAAGGCGACCAACGCTCTTTTGACCTGCCACACCAAGCCTAAAAAACACTGAGGGAAAGAGGTGCGAATAGCGAGCAAAATCTTCGGTTGTCATTCTAATATCAAGTGCATTGATGTTCTCGCTACGCCAAAGCCTTGCAAGCATATCAATGGAGTACTGGGTGAGTTCCGGGTTATTGTATAGCGCAGGATAGCCATGCTTAACCTCTACCTTGCACTGCGCACCATGAGCCTTAGCAATGTTCACGGCCACATCGGTAATAACTTGATGAGCATTAGTGCGCCATGTTTCATCAAACGTGCGGAAGGTTCCTTCCACCAAAACTTCATCGGGAATAACGTTGGTGGCCCCATTGGCTACTACCTTCCCAAAGGAGAGCACCGTTGGAATCCCGGCTGGAGCCCGTCGGCTCACCACCTGCTGTAGTGAAACAATGATTTCGGCGGTGGCCAAAACCGTATCGGTAACGGTGTGTGGTAGTGCCGCATGTCCACCTCTGCCGGTAACCTTGAGGTATATCTCATCACCGGATGCCATATACCAACTTGGACGAAATCCAAATTTACCAACCGGTAAATCGGGGTCCACGTGCAGGGCAAACATGGCCTTTGGCTTGAACTTGTCAAAAAGCCCCTCCTCTATAATCTTTTTTGCACCGCCGGGAATCATCTCCTCTCCAGGCTGAAAAAGCAGCAGCACATCGTAGTTCAACTGCTTTTTGTGCCCTATCAGCAGCTCCGCTGCACCCAAAAGACACGATGTGTGTAGATCGTGACCACAGGCGTGCATTACCCCTGCTACCGTTGAGGCAAAGGGCAATCCCGTTGCCTCAGTCACTGGTAATGCATCCATGTCTGCTCGCAAAGCAATTACCTCGGCGTTGGGTTTTCCGCAGCGAACAATAGCATAAACGCCGGTACCAGCAATAGAATGGTGCTCAATACCCAAACCTTCCAGCCGTTCCATTATCAGAGCAGAGGTTGAGAACTCCTGAAAAGAGAGCTCCGGGTGCTGGTGTATCTCCCGTCGAGTTTTCGTCATGTTTGGCAATAGCTGCCGTGCTTCTTTCAGCAATTCATCTACACTTATCATGGTCAAATTTTTTCAGAAACAGTAAAAGCCATGCTATCACTTATCTTGCATAATGTCAAAACAACATGCTAAGTTAACAATTGCTCCGCACTTATTAAAAATCGGTGCTCAACGAAAAGTAGAAAATTCGTGGTTGCCTTACACCAGAATCCACACCCCAAGCCCAATCGAACCGCATAAAGTAACCCAATATTTTGCTTCTAACTCCAAATCCATAACCGTATACAATTGGGTCAAGGTTAGTCTCCACCTCCACCGTAATGGTTCCCTTCTGCTCGGTGCGCTTATCGTAGCCATTCTGTTCTCCATAAGGATTCAAACCCGTCCAAGCCGAGCCAATATCGCCAAAGAGGCATACCTGCAGATTGTCCCAAAACCCTGAACTGAGTGACCGGTTGGCAAAGTATCGTACAAATGGCCAGCGAACCTCGTTGTTGATAACGGCAAAACTATTGCCGTTTCTTACATTTTGGGGAAAACCGCGCAGGTTGGTTGCCAACGTCTGAAAAGCATAGGAAGCCTCCTGTTTCACAGGAATATTATTGTTGAAGGTGGGAACGGTGCTGCTAAAGTTTATCCAATTATCCACACTTCCTAGGTAGTAAACCAACCTAGCCTTGCCAAACGAGGTTGAGGTGGCGAACCGCCAAGCAAAAATGAGATCACGATGAATTTTTGCGTAGTGGCGAAAATCGAAGCCAACCACATGTAAATCTGGATTATTTCCGTTGACCTGCACGTATGATTCTTCAAAAAACTTGTAGCGAGTGCCATAGAAAATGTTGAGTCCACGACGGATGGTATTGTCAAAGATATATTCAAACTTTACACCACCCCATAGCTTGTTGGTATTTGGCGCACCAAGCGTTTGGTAGTCGGTTGCCAGCATAACCTGCCTATCGTGCCTTAAGGTAAAGGTGGCCCTAAAGGCTGAAACCTGTGTAAATGGATACTTTAACGCTAGAAGAAGTTCATGGGAGTGTACCTTCTCAATGGTAGTAGCCGTTTCGTTCTTAAAGGCCTGCCTATGGAAAACCAGCTGTTTATCCCATCGTCCCTTCAGATTCTCGAAGCTGAGCAGATACTCATTGCTAGCAAAATCGCTGGCAAAGCTAACGCCTGCAACTAGGCGGTAATCTTCAAACAGGTCGCGCGTGCCAATTTTGAAGAGCACATTCAATCCCGGGTTGAAGTAAACGGCTCCTCCGGTATAGGGCTGATACGACGCATTCAGAAACCCAAAATCAATTTGGCTAACAAGCGAGTGGGGATAAAAGGTGGTGTGATAAACATGTACCCTCTTCCGCTCCACGCTATCAGCCTCCGGACGTTGAATGTAGAAGTTATCACCATACTTTCGGGCAAAGTAGCTGTTCAATTTCTCGTCCTCAAACACGTAACTATTCACATCTACCTTTGCGTTGTCAGCAGGGGCATTGGCTTGCTCCACGCTATCGGCAACCGTCATGGGAATTACAACCATGGGTGGAGTTATGGCTGCAATGCTATCCTGCTCATGCTCCTTTTTTTGCTCCTCTGCCTCAAACACCGTTGGACGTAAAGGCTTTACAGAAAAGTTATCAAGTTCATTACCTGCTTCATCAAGATAGGTTTTGGTTAAACCATCCTGCATCACCACCTCTGCGTAGGTTGATCTTGCGGGGTTAAAATCGAATGAAGATATCCAGCCTTTGTAGTTGCTTTGTGGTGCCACATGCATTAGATAACGGTAGTGAATTGCCGTGTCGACGAAGCTAACTAAGCTATCCTCCTTGCCTACATACCAGTTGTTAATGCCATTTTTGTCGTCGGTAAAAGCAAAACGATTGTTGGAAAGCTCAACAGGTGAACGCTTAACAGACGAAGAAAAATCGTCGAGTCGAGTTGCCACGGCAGGCAGTGTAGTAATGGGATAATCGATGGTAAACAGGTTCTGAGCGCGCAATGGCTTATAATGTTTGTAATCGGTCGCCTGAAGGGTATCACCAGGGCGATTTGAAGTGAAAAGGATTGCCCTACCACGATGGATAAATCGAGGGTAAAGGTCGGCATAGGGATCGTTGGTAATTTGCTCCACCACCCCGCTGGCCATATTAAAAATGAACATGTCGTTCTGCCCATGAGTTACCGCCGAGAGCACCAGCTTGGAGCCATCGGGCGAAAACGAGTAGGCAAGCACTTTTCTGAAGTTGGGCAGCATACGCTTTGTTAGCTCTCTAGTCTCCGTATTGTAAAAATAGAGGTAAATCCACCCCTCCTCCTCTACGGTAAAGGTGAGTATGGTGGAGTTGGGATGCCAAGCTAAAACAGGGTTGGTATAGTCGGGAATCTGCTCGAGCTTGTATCCTAACGAAAAGATTCTTTTGGTTTTCTTGCGCTGAATATCGTATAGCCAAACGCGCTGCTGGCTCATTTCGTTGGTGACATAAGCCAAATACTTTCCATTGGCGCTCAACTTTACCTGCATGTAGGTTCTTCCAACCTTGGGATGCTTTACCACTGCAAGGCCGGTTGGTTCAACCCTAGTACTATCGTCGCTAAAGCGATTGCAGTAAAAGGCCCCCCAATCTTTCACCAACGCCTTAACTCTAGTTCCCAGCACTTGGTAGAATGCAGAATTAAAATCACGATTCACCCGGGTGAGGTAAAGGATATCGGAGATGGTTCCCCTGCCATAGGTTCGAGCCACAAAGAACCAAAACGATTGACCAGCCAAGGCGGCATCTTCACCCGTAAGGGATATCAGCCGATGGTAGCGTCCAGTAAGAAAGCCATTTTTGAACCGTGCATCGGTTTCGGAACTCCACTCCTGAGCCGTATACTTCTCCAGCCCTTTTTGAAACCATTCGGGGAGATCAACGCTTGTATCTCCAGTGAGCTTATCGCGCAAGGTGGATCCAGTTAATAGGTTCTGAATAACCACTGCTGCAACCACCTCTGACACCTGCTTCTCCAAGTCTTCGAGGCTGCCGTCGAAATAGATCGAAACTTTATTGTCGATAATGGTAGTGGTTCCTCCAATATTATACTCATCGGAGAAGCCCACAAGGCCAATGTTGCTCTGACGGAAATCGGAGAGTCGACTGTAGACAATAAAAATAAGTCGGCTATCGATGGGATTGTAGAATAGTTCCTCTGCATCGCTGAGTTTTTTTTCAGCAATTCTAGCCACATATTGAGCTACTTCCTGTCCTTCCTGGTAGTAGTAAACATCAAAACGGTCGTAACGAAGGTAGGTCCACTGAAAGGTGTTAAACTGGAGCCTACTTTTGCCAAAGCTCATCTGCAATCCGTTGTAGAATTGCCCCTCAACATTGCTGCTTGTTGCCATTACCACTAGCAGCAAGACAATAATCCTCAAGGGTAAATTCATATTGAATACCCTACCAATTGCTGCACGAATGCACAACCGAAAGCCGTAGTGACGACGTATTTTAGGTGAATTAGATACGTGCTCGTAAAGGAAACTCATGCACATTCATGTGGTTATCAATAGCTATAGGCCTCTGCAGCTGTAAAGTTATAAAGAGTTTTCAAAAGAACACACCTACAGACGGTATTCTGAGGCCCATTTCGTTTGAAACGCAATCACTGCAGCCGACTTTTATTCGGCATCAAAGTTAAAATTTCTTAATAATTCAAGATTGTTAGAATATTTCGAGCATAAAATTCAAAAAAGCATAACTTTGGAACAAAAAATTTCAAAAGTCATGAAGAACAACATTCTTAAGCACTTGTCCCTACTCGGTTTGATGCTTACAGCAACAACCATGTTTGCCCAGATTCCTAACTCAAACATGAACTTTGAAAGCTCCGTTCACGATTTTGGACTAATCAAAGAAAATGGTGGCCCAGCCATTTACACCTTTGAATTTGTGAACAAGGCTAACACCCCAATCATTATCAACAATGTAACCGCCTCCTGTGGTTGCACCACTCCCGAGTGGACCAAGGCTCCGGTAGCTCCTGGACAAAAAGGGACCATAAAGGTAACCTACGATCCCAAGAACAGACCAGGTCCATTTGAGAAGACCATTACCATTAACTACAATCAATCGCCAAACGTTGCAGTGTTGCGCATTAAAGGTGCTGTGCAGGAGCACGAAAAAACGCTTGCCGACCTCTACCCTCGTCAACTAGGTGATTTGCGTCTTCAATCATCCTACAAAGCCTTTATTCGACTCATTAACACGGAGGTTAAGACCGATTCCTTGCCAATGGTTAATGCTGGCAGCAATCCACTAACAGTTACTTTCGGCTTTATACCAGCTCACCTTACCATCAAAGCCGTTCCCCAAACTTTGAAACCTGGTGAAAAGGGTAATATTATGATCACCTACGATGCGGCAAAGAAAAACGACTGGGGTTTTGTAACCGACAATTTTGAAGTGCTGCTCAACGGCGAAAAGGTGCCGAATAATCTACTCACGGTGAGTGCAAACATCATGGAAGATTTCTCGAAACTTACACCAGAACAGCTGGCAAACGCACCAGCTATCCACTTCGACGAGTTGGTTTTTGACTTTGGTAGTGTAGTTGCTGGAACTCCTGTTGAACACGTATACAAATTCACCAATACCGGTAAGTCGGACCTCGTTATCAGAAAAGTTAAGGCTTCGTGTGGTTGCACCTCCGTTGCGCCCGATATTAGCGTAATTAAACCGGGCCAAAGTTCAGTTATCAAGGCTACTTTCCGTTCCGATCACTACTCAGGCCATCAAACTAAAACCATAACGGTTACTAGCAACGATCCAAAAAACTCCAATGTTATATTACGTCTCACTGGTGATGTAATGCCAAAACAGGAGTAGCCACAATTTTTCGGTCTAAATATTTAAAAAAGCGGAAGCGTCACATGATGCTTCAGCTTTTTTATACACCAAATCAACTACCTATATATCAACTTATTGACCCAATCATAGACTATCGCAATTGCAAAGTTCGGTTCCCATTCTATTTTGTCCGCCTAGCAAGCCAATCCTGTCATCATAAAATTCTTACATTTGTAGAATAATCATCAGGAATTGTGAAAAACGTGGATCAAAGAAGTGCATTGAGCGTGAACAGTGGAATTGACCAGCCTCCGCAAGTTAACCCCAATGCAGCCAACCAGATACGAAAAGTAAGAAAGAAAAAATTCACGGTTGACGAGTATGTTGAAGGAATAGTAGCTGGAAATCGAACCATCCTTAGCCAGGCTATTACCCTCGTTGAAAGCGCACTACCCGAGCATCATTCCATTGCACAGCAGGTTATTGAACGATGCCTGCCCCACTCTGGAAATTCCATACGCCTTGGAATAACAGGTGTTCCAGGGGTAGGTAAAAGCACCTTTATTGAGTCGCTCGGCATGCAAATCACAACTCAAGGCCATAAGCTGGCCGTACTGGCCATCGATCCCTCAAGTGAGCGATCGAAAGGGAGTATTTTGGGAGATAAAACGCGCATGGAAGAGCTCTCCAGCGATGCTAATGCCTTTATCCGCCCCTCTCCTTCCGCCGGGTCGCTGGGTGGTGTGGCCCGAAAAACTCGGGAATCGGTAGTGCTCTGTGAAGCAGCCGGTTTCGACGTTGTATTTATTGAAACCGTTGGTGTTGGGCAGTCAGAAACGGCAGTTCACTCCATGGTCGATTGCTTTTTGCTGCTTATGTTGGCTGGTGCTGGCGACGAACTGCAGGGAATTAAAAGAGGAATTATGGAGATGGCCGACATTTTGGCCATTACCAAAGCCGATGGAGCAAATATACAAAAGGCACAGATAGCCAGAGCAGAGTATGAAGGAGCTCTTCACCTCTACCCACCTGCTGAGTCGGGTTGGGATCCGCATGTGCTCACCTGCAGCGTCTTTGATAAAAAGAGTATCCTTGAGCTGTGGAACACCATCCTAGAATACCTAGCACTGACGAAAAAAAATAGCTACTTTGCAGATAAACGTCAACAGCAGGCAAAATACTGGATGTTTGAATCGGTAAATGAGACGCTCAAGGAGAGCTTCTACTGCAATCCATCGCTTCAGGTGTTGATAAGCAAGCTAGAGCAGGAGGTGCTCAACAACCAAATAACCTCCTTTGCTGCTGCAAAAGTGTTACTTGATCACTACTTTAAACAACTAAAAGGTAGGTAAATGTGTTACTTACTAGGTATATAACAACCAAAATTGAAAAAAAATGAAAAAACTACTACTGGGATTACTCCCAATTTTAGCACTGGTAGCCTGCACTAAAACGCCGAGCTACGATATCAAGGTAAAGATTGAAGGGCCGTCGACCGCAAAGATAGCCTACCTTCAAAAAATCGACAATCAAGATTTCGTTACCGTTGACAGCGCACAAGTTAAAGATGATAAGGTAGAATTTAAGGGAAAGGTAGAGCTTCCCGACCTTTACTTCATCCGTATTGGACAGAACCAACCAATTCAACTATTTGTTGAAAATGCGGACATCAATGTAAAAGTTAACCTTGACTCCGTTGAAAAAGCAGAGATTAAAGGATCTGCAACCCACAATCTGTTTGTAAAACTGAATAAGGACATGCTCCCATTCCGTGAACAGATGCAGCAACTCTATAAAAAGGCAGACTCACTAAAATCGGCCAACGCTATAACTCCAACTGTTGAAAAAGAGCTAGATGTAGAATACGACTCCATCCAGAATGGCCAGCAGAAATTTCTAACCAACTTTGTTTCCGACAATAGAAGTAGCGTTGTTTCTGCCTTTGTTACCTACCGTATTCTTTCACATACGCTTGAATTCTCTGAGTTAGAAAAAGTTACCGCAAGTCTCGATTCAACCTTGGCAAAATCGCCCTACGTAATTCTACTCAAGGAGAAGATTGAAATGCTTCGCAAAACGGCAGTTGGTCAACCATACCTTGACTTTACCCTACCCGATCCCAACGGTAAGGATATTTCCCTTTCATCGTTGGTTGATGGAAAAACTGTGGTGATGATTGATTTCTGGGCATCATGGTGCAACCCTTGCCGTCAGGAGAACCCCAACGTTGTTGCCATGTACAAAGAACTCAAGGGAAAAGGATTCCAGATTATTGGAGTATCACTCGACAAGGATAAAGCCAGCTGGGTTAAGGCCATTAAGGACGATGGCATAACCTATCCTCAGGTATCTGATCTCAAGTTTTGGGATAGTGCAGTAGCTAAACTCTACTCGGTTAACTCCATTCCTCACACTGTTCTCATTAGTAAGGATGGTAAGATTGCTGCTACCGACCTTCGTGGTGACGAACTAAAAGCTAAAGTTTTGGAACTTCTGAAATAGAGGTTTTCTTAATAGGTTCATGTAAAAAGCTATCCCGTTTGGGATAGCTTTTATTTTTGATATTATTAATGCAATACCTTAGTTTACTACTGCTTCACAAATCGAATATAGGCTTGACGGTAACCCTTTTCATTTAATTCTTTTAGAGCCATTGCAGCTTGTTGAAAGGTAGAGTAGCTGCCATAAGTATAGCGGTAAAACCCATCCAGCCCTTTATTTACCTCAACCGATTCTAAATTGTTAAAATAGCTAGTTTCAACTGGTATCTTAAGAGCCATCAGCTGAACGGTATAGGCTGCTTCAAATCGATCAACACGAACAAATGCCCTATCATAACCCTGCGATTGCAGTTGTTTAAGGGTTTCGTTGGCCTGTGCCAGCGATGTTGTAGTTCCTACGCTATATCTGTAAAAGCCATCCGGGGAGGTGGTAATTTCAACACCTTCCACGCCCTTGAAATATTCAACTCCGATAAGCCGTTTGAGCGCCATCAACTGGATCGAGTAGGTGATCTGCATCCCCGCAGGCCTATCTGCCGTGGTTACTTCAGCAGATGCAGGAGGCTCTATTTTCGCAGTTCTCACGTTGGGCTTTTCTGCTAACGTCACAGGTTTCTCCTCTGCTTCAGGTTTTGGCATCTCTACCAATGCTGGCTCACTCTTCGCCTCTGGAGGAGTAGTGGGTTTATTAGAACCCGTATCGGCTACAGCTGGAACGGTTGTTGCTGCCACCTGCTGAGGCAAGGGAGTTAGGGTTGCAGTTATGTCAACATTTCGTTTGGCAAAGTTCTCCGGGATATCTACCTGTTGTGTGCTTGGTTCAAAGTGGCTGTTCTCTACCGATACCACATAATTCCCAGCACCGAGGCTATTGGTAAAACTACCCGTAGCCCCATCTACAACTGGTCGCGCAATGGTATCGTGGGTAGATGCATCAATAATAAAAACAGAAGTTTGGCCCTCCACCTCCCCGGGAGCAGCAGCCAAAACTTTTCCGGCAAGAGTGAACATCCGACTGATAGTAATTTTGTATAGGTCGTTTTTACCAAGACCACCCGGACGTGCCGAGGCTACATATCCAGACTTTCCATCGCTTAGCGGGAAGAAAAAGCGGTCGTCACCGGGAGTATTGGCCGGATAGCCCAAATTCACAACAGAAGGAGTTCCCTCCAAGTTTACAAAAAACACATCATAGCCTCCCATAC
Above is a genomic segment from Williamwhitmania sp. containing:
- a CDS encoding M20 family metallopeptidase yields the protein MISVDELLKEARQLLPNMTKTRREIHQHPELSFQEFSTSALIMERLEGLGIEHHSIAGTGVYAIVRCGKPNAEVIALRADMDALPVTEATGLPFASTVAGVMHACGHDLHTSCLLGAAELLIGHKKQLNYDVLLLFQPGEEMIPGGAKKIIEEGLFDKFKPKAMFALHVDPDLPVGKFGFRPSWYMASGDEIYLKVTGRGGHAALPHTVTDTVLATAEIIVSLQQVVSRRAPAGIPTVLSFGKVVANGATNVIPDEVLVEGTFRTFDETWRTNAHQVITDVAVNIAKAHGAQCKVEVKHGYPALYNNPELTQYSIDMLARLWRSENINALDIRMTTEDFARYSHLFPSVFFRLGVAGQKSVGRLHAGNFSPDEEALFYGSASLIWLVLSLE
- a CDS encoding TlpA disulfide reductase family protein yields the protein MKKLLLGLLPILALVACTKTPSYDIKVKIEGPSTAKIAYLQKIDNQDFVTVDSAQVKDDKVEFKGKVELPDLYFIRIGQNQPIQLFVENADINVKVNLDSVEKAEIKGSATHNLFVKLNKDMLPFREQMQQLYKKADSLKSANAITPTVEKELDVEYDSIQNGQQKFLTNFVSDNRSSVVSAFVTYRILSHTLEFSELEKVTASLDSTLAKSPYVILLKEKIEMLRKTAVGQPYLDFTLPDPNGKDISLSSLVDGKTVVMIDFWASWCNPCRQENPNVVAMYKELKGKGFQIIGVSLDKDKASWVKAIKDDGITYPQVSDLKFWDSAVAKLYSVNSIPHTVLISKDGKIAATDLRGDELKAKVLELLK
- a CDS encoding transporter substrate-binding domain-containing protein, encoding MRRLSLRLTIFVIYSFTQIGLYAQTDKLPTSIKVGIYENPPKVFTNEEGLPNGIFIDILNAIAAKSNLKVVYVKGNWNELMNKLTKGEIDVLPDMARTADRDSLFLFNNISVCSSWLEIFSKHQTAINSFSDLNGKRIGLIKGSAEEQYFRTVAKKDFTVDFELHAYDNFEQLMGAVKNNKIDAIIADRFFYFSKFYDKSLISTGITFHHDELHFGFSKKINPLLIQAFDKELAKLKNDPDSEYYASTDRWLHAQPLIPKYIFWLGLIALGVFLIISAFILLLRREVRQKTKELQNKNNELGLALEKAKEANQLKTEFLHNMSHEVRTPMNGIIGFSNILNSPDTTPEERSYFSKIIQNSSQQLLRIIDDILEISTLEKKQIALIEEPFFLNDLLMELFSVFSLKSEERNIPLHLKNGLPDNQSHIISDTAKLNKIISNLLENALKFTNEGFIEMGYYVERDNLVIYVKDTGIGISPENKEIIFERFSQVEKAMSRKYGGLGLGLSISKENAQLLGGDITVESEKGKGATFYVMIPYKPAKIDSKYLSINPQMDKTTASGNFTILVAEDEPTNFLYIETIFKKQKSIPLDVIRAKNGQEAIDICMRNTNIDLVLMDIKMPIMDGYEATEKIKTFCPKLPIIAQTAYSTKADNELAQKYRCDDFISKPMDSKKLMKLINKYLKKE
- the meaB gene encoding methylmalonyl Co-A mutase-associated GTPase MeaB, producing the protein MKNVDQRSALSVNSGIDQPPQVNPNAANQIRKVRKKKFTVDEYVEGIVAGNRTILSQAITLVESALPEHHSIAQQVIERCLPHSGNSIRLGITGVPGVGKSTFIESLGMQITTQGHKLAVLAIDPSSERSKGSILGDKTRMEELSSDANAFIRPSPSAGSLGGVARKTRESVVLCEAAGFDVVFIETVGVGQSETAVHSMVDCFLLLMLAGAGDELQGIKRGIMEMADILAITKADGANIQKAQIARAEYEGALHLYPPAESGWDPHVLTCSVFDKKSILELWNTILEYLALTKKNSYFADKRQQQAKYWMFESVNETLKESFYCNPSLQVLISKLEQEVLNNQITSFAAAKVLLDHYFKQLKGR
- a CDS encoding DUF1573 domain-containing protein — protein: MKNNILKHLSLLGLMLTATTMFAQIPNSNMNFESSVHDFGLIKENGGPAIYTFEFVNKANTPIIINNVTASCGCTTPEWTKAPVAPGQKGTIKVTYDPKNRPGPFEKTITINYNQSPNVAVLRIKGAVQEHEKTLADLYPRQLGDLRLQSSYKAFIRLINTEVKTDSLPMVNAGSNPLTVTFGFIPAHLTIKAVPQTLKPGEKGNIMITYDAAKKNDWGFVTDNFEVLLNGEKVPNNLLTVSANIMEDFSKLTPEQLANAPAIHFDELVFDFGSVVAGTPVEHVYKFTNTGKSDLVIRKVKASCGCTSVAPDISVIKPGQSSVIKATFRSDHYSGHQTKTITVTSNDPKNSNVILRLTGDVMPKQE